From one Desulfurobacterium indicum genomic stretch:
- a CDS encoding Crp/Fnr family transcriptional regulator: MHILRSLPLFSTLEDSELKEIENVLMSYSYDKGQIIFSSYDGANGIYILTKGKVKLYKSFAGKEQTIRIFSPVSMMGEAGALKGGNFPANAVALDKVQVLFLPKEKLTEVIRKNPDIAMKMIGILSERLFHLVGLVENLSLKDAVSRVYDYIVHKADQNGKVEFKTTIVAMELGLTAETVSRAISQLKKRGKVKKEGKIVQLLY; this comes from the coding sequence GTGCATATCTTAAGGTCCTTACCTCTTTTTTCCACACTTGAAGATAGTGAGTTGAAGGAGATAGAAAATGTTTTGATGTCTTACTCTTATGATAAAGGGCAGATAATATTCTCTTCGTATGATGGGGCAAACGGTATATATATACTTACGAAGGGAAAGGTAAAGTTGTACAAATCTTTTGCGGGAAAGGAGCAAACGATAAGAATTTTTTCTCCTGTTTCTATGATGGGAGAAGCGGGAGCTTTAAAGGGAGGTAATTTTCCTGCAAATGCAGTTGCTCTTGATAAAGTTCAGGTGCTTTTCCTTCCGAAAGAGAAACTTACTGAAGTTATTAGAAAGAATCCCGATATTGCAATGAAGATGATAGGAATTCTTTCCGAGAGACTTTTCCATCTTGTTGGTCTTGTTGAAAATTTGAGCCTTAAAGATGCAGTATCCAGGGTTTATGATTACATAGTTCATAAAGCAGATCAAAACGGAAAGGTGGAGTTTAAGACAACTATAGTTGCTATGGAACTTGGACTTACAGCCGAAACAGTTTCGAGAGCCATATCGCAGCTTAAAAAGAGGGGAAAAGTTAAGAAAGAAGGAAAAATCGTGCAACTTTTATACTAA